A window from Leishmania donovani BPK282A1 complete genome, chromosome 27 encodes these proteins:
- a CDS encoding paraflagellar rod protein-like protein gives MTATVSLFERNKRVYLEEESKLQAIVSSDQFLRTFQSWLDQSISQLDFQYERCEQQLSELQQHVTAPKGAFWNSKAVIEHCNLHIAERRLVRRNIELDGDQHAELPAVIQLVSTLQQTKSHSFITPKQRRFIEECEAELKSVVFEPRDLVFITNALQTKLIDDGNTRGVFGDLTVFQNTIEELSPDIDQCEQLLEASIANGEMGLAEDISKRQLDVYEHILRLITDQYPAISNYYAESRNSERRRRWAVFRMVDRDITAVIEAKHRQIEACEEDMLKIQEQMANYNSDDAQQRKRYEADRAESDEFLQQNKEKQQSVWNRIFTLFQDLQTCSSELATLAQQRHKEVERRLEMEEREAGRRSGHESFLQAAAEHAQKLQDTIDNAAAARDLATSLNDFALDGCDSIAAKYDKQQNALGEMLRLVQQHHFKRFSDYYIAASRYLYRKERRLKQMDEEMRANSMHREILSDTLDPHAKEYVEADQRLALQRHEVAEEVMRIRHKLERAERAVTPTLRSLDFAGIAYVHPRIIVEKMNLSRWSTMLDYRTLINSESDSAATVVRETAAIEKLRGDIETQKMSTRNQHRRQQRLCNVRNVDDMKSSRTRGSVQHAGGAAGIKPTATGTSLVKSSPLGFVERVHAMIQQDGTRSGGASGTNTSLPSKGTASGATASPHTSRQVAYSTTHVVNSNGSVIHTSAANAAAVVSAAPAPPPTHMEGTTFQALFDYRARAPDELTFEAGQQIVCISRAPEEGWFKGVCNQRTGLFPINYVQSVREAPEEP, from the coding sequence ATGACTGCCACCGTGTCGCTCTTCGAGCGCAACAAGCGTGTCTACCTCGAGGAAGAGTCGAAGCTGCAGGCTATCGTGAGCAGCGACCAGTTCCTCCGCACGTTTCAGTCATGGCTCGATCAGAGCATCTCACAGCTGGACTTCCAGTACGAGCGATGCGAACAGCAGTTAtcggagctgcagcagcacgtgaCGGCGCCGAAAGGCGCCTTCTGGAACAGTAAGGCTGTCATTGAGCACTGCAACCTGCACATCGCGGAGCGCCGGCTTGTACGCCGCAACATTGAGCTGGACGGGGATCAGCATGCagagctgccggcggtgatTCAGCTCGTGTCGACGTTGCAGCAGACCAAGTCGCACTCCTTCATCACCccaaagcagcgccgcttcatcGAGGAgtgcgaggcggagctgaagTCCGTCGTCTTCGAGCCACGTGACCTCGTCTTCATCACCAACGCGCTGCAGACGAAGCTCATCGACGACGGCAATACGCGTGGCGTCTTTGGCGACCTGACAGTGTTTCAGAACACGATTGAGGAGCTCTCGCCAGATATCGATCAGtgtgagcagctgctggaggcaaGCATTGCGAATGGCGAGATGGGCCTTGCCGAGGACATCTCGAAGCGCCAGCTGGACGTGTACGAGCACATTTTGCGACTCATCACGGACCAGTACCCGGCCATCTCCAACTACTACGCCGAGTCGCGCAACAGCGaacgtcggcggcgctgggcaGTGTTCCGCATGGTGGATCGCGATATCACCGCCGTAATCGAGGCGAAGCACCGCCAAATCGAAGCCTGCGAGGAGGACATGCTCAAAATACAGGAGCAGATGGCCAACTACAACTCCGatgacgcgcagcagcgcaagcgcTACGAGGCCGACCGCGCCGAATCCGACGAGTTCCTGCAGCAGAacaaggagaagcagcaaaGCGTGTGGAACCGCATCTTCACCCTCTTTCAGGATCTGCAGACATGCTCGAGTGAgctggcgacgctggcgcagcagcggcacaaggaggtggagcggcggctcgagatggaggagcgcgaggcggggcggcggagcgggcaCGAGAGCTTCCTgcaggccgccgcggagcATGCGCAGAAGCTGCAGGACACAATCGAcaatgccgccgccgcgcgtgaCCTCGCGACGTCGCTCAACGACTTTGCGCTGGACGGCTGCGACAGCATTGCTGCCAAGTATGACAAGCAACAGAACGCGCTCGGGGAGATGCTGCggctcgtgcagcagcaccattTCAAGCGCTTCTCTGACTACTACATCGCCGCCAGCCGCTACCTCTACCGCAAGGAGCGACGGCTAAAGCAGATGGACGAGGAAATGCGGGCGAACAGTATGCACCGTGAGATCCTCTCCGACACACTGGACCCGCACGCGAAGGAGTATGTGGAGGCGGACCagcggctggcgctgcagcggcacgaggTGGCGGAAGAAGTGATGCGCATCCGGCACAAGCTAGAGCGGGCAGAGCGGGCCGTCACGCCGACCTTGAGATCTCTCGACTTTGCTGGCATCGCGTACGTGCACCCTCGCATTATTGTAGAGAAGATGAACCTCAGTCGCTGGAGCACCATGCTAGACTACCGCACCCTCATCAACTCGGAGAGCGACAGTGCAGCGACGGTTGTGCGCGAGACGGCCGCGATCGAGAAGCTGCGGGGCGATATAGAGACGCAGAAGATGTCGACGCGCAACCAGCAtcgacgccagcagcggctgtgcaATGTGAGGAATGTTGACGACATGAAGTCCTCAAGGACGCGCGGGTCGGTGCAAcacgctggcggtgctgcgggtATCAAGCCGACTGCCACAGGCACATCACTAGTCAAGTCATCGCCGCTGGGCTTCGTTGAGCGAGTGCACGCGATGATTCAGCAGGACGGTACGCGCTCTGGCGGCGCCAGTGGTACAAACACATCGTTGCCCTCGAAGGGCACGGCAAGCGGTGCGACCGCCTCGCCTCACACTTCGCGGCAGGTAGCATATTCGACGACGCACGTGGTGAACAGCAACGGCTCCGTCATCCACACGAGCGCCGCTAATGCCGCCGCGGTCGTATCTGCTGcccctgcgccaccgccgacgcacaTGGAAGGGACGACGTTCCAGGCGCTCTTCGACTACCGCGCCCGCGCGCCAGATGAGCTGACCTTTGAGGCCGGGCAACAAATCGTATGCATCAGCCGCGCCCCGGAGGAGGGTTGGTTTAAAGGCGTGTGTAACCAGCGTACAGGACTGTTCCCGATCAACTACGTTCAGTCGGTGCGCGAGGCACCCGAAGAACCGTGA
- a CDS encoding trypanothione synthetase, putative has protein sequence MSSLPRASVSFNRPGHIPFGAVQGYAPGGVPAYSNKHDHYFSGERSIEGNIFFGFKYQCVEFARRWLLVRKGLVLPDVNWACHIFQLKEVRDAATAESFAVLPVRNGTGTKPEADALLVYPSTATNPVGHVGAITEVGDDYVCVADQNYRFHKWESSYAYKLKLDHRDGIWTIIDDIDADEIEIPLGWVTFPGRANRPEGAPPVALHPSLHFNKPPKPYLLRRNFLPTESKANWLDMNNPAERLFVEEFGMDVSRTRLEEKAVSYYESNHEFHLRCIAYGTQLHDIFMEATAQVIESDEKLRLFAIPEEFWPRIRHSWKYQQTYISGRFDFAFNNETGEVKCFEYNADSASTLLECGRIQQKWAESVGLDKQGTRGSGFAVERNLKMAWANSGATGRVHFCVDEEKEEQYTALYCMQAAEAAGLEGKLCVLFDEFRFDDNGHVVDSDGVRVRNVWKTWMWESAITDYYAAREERGENWKPSPKEKVRLCDLLLGDDWEILYFEPMWKVIPSNKAILPMIYHNHPEHPAILKAEYELTDELRKHGYAKKPIVGRVGSNVTITSGDGEVHAESGGNYGKRNMIYQQLFELKKQDDYYAIIGGWMIGDAFSGTGIREDKSVITGVDSPFAAIRIKTDKLPHPVTHKDIDEMVEDE, from the coding sequence ATGTCGTCTCTgccgcgcgcgtctgtgAGCTTTAATAGGCCGGGCCACATTCCGTTTGGTGCTGTGCAGGGATACGCCCCGGGCGGCGTCCCAGCGTACAGCAACAAGCACGATCACTACTTCTCCGGCGAGCGCAGCATTGAGGGCAACATCTTCTTCGGCTTCAAGTACCAGTGCGTCGAGTttgcgcgccgctggctgCTGGTGCGTAAGGGGCTGGTGCTGCCCGACGTGAACTGGGCCTGCCACATTTTCCAATTGAAGGAGGTGCGagacgccgccacggcggagAGCTTCGCGGTATTGCCAGTGCGCAACGGTACTGGGACGAAGCCGGAAGCCGACGCGCTTCTTGTCTACCCCTCCACCGCTACAAATCCAGTTGGCCACGTCGGCGCCATCACCGAGGTGGGCGACGACTACGTATGTGTCGCGGATCAGAACTACCGCTTCCACAAGTGGGAGTCCTCCTACGCGTACAAGCTGAAGCTTGATCACAGGGACGGCATCTGGACCATCATCGATGACATTGACGCGGACGAAATCGAGATCCCGCTTGGGTGGGTGACGTTTCCTGGTCGCGCGAACCGGCCGGAAggggcgccgccggtggcgctgcatCCGTCACTGCACTTCAATAAGCCACCGAAGCCATATCTGCTGCGCCGTAACTTTCTGCCCACGGAGTCCAAGGCGAACTGGCTTGACATGAACAACCCGGCGGAGCGGCTATTCGTGGAGGAGTTTGGCATGGACGTCAGTCGCACCCGcctggaggagaaggccgtCAGCTACTACGAGTCAAATCACGAGTTTCACCTGCGGTGCATCGCGTACGGAACGCAGCTGCACGACATCTTCATGGAGGCAACCGCGCAGGTGATCGAGAGCGATGAGAAGCTCCGGCTCTTTGCCATTCCTGAGGAGTTTTGGCCCCGCATTCGCCACTCGTGGAAGTACCAGCAGACGTACATTTCTGGTCGCTTCGACTTCGCCTTCAACAACGAGACGGGCGAGGTCAAGTGCTTCGAGTACAATGCCGACAGCGCGTCGACGCTTCTAGAGTGCGGCCGCATTCAGCAAAAGTGGGCCGAGTCGGTGGGGTTGGACAAGCAGGGCACTCGCGGCTCCGGCTTCGCGGTGGAGCGCAACCTCAAGATGGCGTGGGCGAACAGCGGGGCGACTGGCCGCGTTCACTTCTGTGTTGAtgaggagaaggaagagcaGTACACGGCCCTCTACTGCATGCAGGCCGCTGAGGCGGCCGGGCTGGAGGGCAAGTTGTGCGTCCTGTTCGACGAGTTCCGCTTTGATGATAATGGCCACGTTGTCGATAgcgacggcgtgcgcgtgcgcaatGTGTGGAAGACGTGGATGTGGGAGTCGGCCATCACGGACTATTACGCCGCCCGGGAGGAGCGGGGCGAGAACTGGAAGCCGTCCCCGAAGGAAAAGGTGCGCCTATGCGACTTGCTCCTCGGCGATGACTGGGAAATTCTCTACTTCGAGCCGATGTGGAAAGTCATCCCGAGCAACAAGGCCATCCTGCCCATGATCTACCACAACCACCCCGAACACCCCGCCATCTTGAAGGCGGAGTACGAGTTGACGgacgagctgcgcaagcacgGGTACGCCAAGAAGCCGATTGTCGGCCGCGTGGGCAGCAACGTGACCATCACctccggcgacggcgaggtgcACGCTGAGTCTGGTGGCAACTATGGGAAGCGCAACATGATTTACCAACAGCTGTTTGAGTTGAAGAAGCAGGACGACTACTACGCCATCATCGGCGGCTGGATGATCGGCGACGCcttcagcggcaccggcatccGCGAGGACAAGTCAGTCATCACCGGCGTAGACAGCCCCTTCGCTGCCATTCGCATCAAGACCGACAAACTTCCGCACCCCGTGACGCACAAGGATATCGACGAGATGGTCGAGGACGAGTAA
- a CDS encoding endo/exonuclease Mre11, putative, whose amino-acid sequence MSESTFKILLTTDNHLGFAERDPRRGDDSFTTFEEVLRAARTEHDVDAMLLGGDLFHENKPSLGCLVRACSLFRKYVFGNKAVSFSLLSDPATNFPTHALPMANFQDPNINVALPVFAVHGNHDDPVGGTSSLDLLATNGYLNYFGHVTSLEDIILEPVLLRKGSTFIALYGLGNVRDERLHRCFRLKKVQFVYPKPVPGRKWFNILLLHQNRGVRGVASKNGIMEGMLAGFGMDLVIWGNEHEQLMVPQPADGFDVVQPGSTIMTSLSAQECNPKQYGILEVRGTSYRLTPYTLRSVRPVVRRTVELRQDLPDGRTLDAVETFLHNVMSDMISEAEEHVSHIPDDVLAFHPNLKYPLIRLAVDFTDVTSAPYPQPNFNRFGQQYMDVVANPGELLRPVKPKPERRPSAGALGTALGPGGVAASGLIVPAAPQLNTLDIRVKVADVFNQNAKNACTLLSEAELSAAVYAFAEKGERDAIDERLMELLHTSQKSVWRRLGNGANDSILKPDRVAEEVATHKRHVNERYARAAQLEEAQQQQQMGDTEENEDDGVAGEREGRGGAASPSLHQAERRRELDAFEMTRVAAPPADLATSDSGSGSENHFHGRFAQTSVSRLVQHAIQQGSENGVDAAAGTPGQRARRCGGALVEAGADEDGQDDKSEELPDDGLDRMPIDSVIAQAVQQVYPPSKRARSAHVRDVEAVLTGDKGSSCGVGGGGPHEVSTVHAFDGNDDDDSRVHGISRHGRARNEAGDVGKAPASAKKQQRPTSARRGGGGGSAAARQGALSAANAGSLNAASATAADAGPTLTFVAHQGVSAVLPPGNRPATVTSSGSVGVSKGAMVNLLSKWTGGSQQRH is encoded by the coding sequence ATGTCTGAGAGCACCTTCAAGATCCTTCTCACGACCGACAACCACCTCGGCTTCGCTGAGCGCGACCCCAGACGAGGCGATGACAGCTTCACCACCttcgaggaggtgctgcgcgccgcgcgcaccgagCACGACGTAGACGCCATGCTCCTCGGTGGCGACCTTTTCCACGAAAACAAACCCAGTCTCGGTTGCCTCGTCCGCGCCTGCTCCCTTTTCCGCAAGTACGTCTTCGGCAACAAGGCCGTGTCCTTCTCGCTGCTCAGCGACCCGGCGACGAACTTCccgacgcacgcgctgcccaTGGCCAACTTCCAGGACCCCAACATCAACGTCGCGCTGCCGGTGTTTGCTGTTCACGGTAACCACGACGACCCCGTCGGCGGCACCTCGTCGCTCGACCTGCTCGCAACGAATGGCTACCTCAACTACTTTGGCCACGTCACCTCCCTCGAAGACATCATCCTcgagccggtgctgctgcgcaagggAAGCACCTTCATCGCCCTCTACGGCCTCGGTAACGTGCGCGACGAGCGACTGCATCGCTGCTTCCGGCTGAAGAAGGTTCAGTTTGTCTATCCGAAGCCAGTGCCTGGCCGCAAGTGGTTTAATATCCTGCTACTGCATCAGAACcgcggcgtgcgtggcgtGGCGAGCAAAAACGGTATCATGGAGGGAATGCTCGCCGGCTTCGGCATGGACCTCGTGATCTGGGGGAACGAGCACGAGCAGCTCAtggtgccgcagccggcggACGGCTTTGATGTGGTGCAGCCAGGCAGCACCATCATGACATCCCTCTCCGCGCAGGAGTGTAACCCAAAGCAGTACGGCATCCTCGAAGTGCGGGGCACATCGTACCGGCTCACTCCAtacacgctgcgcagcgtgcgtCCAGTCGTGCGACGCACGGTAGAGCTTCGCCAGGATCTGCCTGACGGCCGAACGCTTGACGCGGTGGAGACCTTCCTGCACAACGTGATGAGCGATATGATCAGCGAGGCCGAGGAGCACGTGAGCCACATCCCCGATGACGTCCTCGCGTTCCATCCCAACCTGAAATATCCACTCATTCGCTTGGCTGTGGACTTCACCGACGTCACGTCTGCGCCGTACCCGCAGCCGAACTTCAACCGCTTTGGCCAGCAGTACATGGATGTCGTCGCGAACCCAGGCGAGCTGTTGCGGCCGGTAAAACCGAAGCCGGAGCGGCGACCTAGTGCCGGTGCTCTGGGCACGGCCCTCGGGCctggcggcgttgctgcgaGCGGCCTCATCGtcccggcagcgccgcaactCAACACGCTCGACATCCGCGTGAAGGTCGCGGACGTCTTCAATCAAAACGCAAAGAACGCGTGCACGCTCCTCTCCGAGGCGGAGctgagcgccgccgtctACGCCTTCGCCGAAAAGGGCGAGCGGGATGCGATCGATGAACGgctgatggagctgctgcacacctCTCAGAAGTCGGTGTGGCGCCGGCTAGGGAACGGCGCGAACGACTCCATCTTGAAGCCGGACCGCGTTGCGGAGGAAGTTGCCACGCACAAGCGTCACGTCAACGAGCGCTACGCGCGGGCTGCTcagctggaggaggcacaacagcagcagcagatgggTGACACTGAAGAAAATgaagacgacggcgtcgctgggGAGCGAGAAggccgaggtggcgctgcttcaCCATCGCTGCATCAAGCGGAGCGCAGACGCGAGCTCGATGCATTCGAGATGAcgcgcgtcgccgctccTCCCGCAGACCTCGCcaccagcgacagcggcagcggcagtgaaAACCATTTCCATGGTCGTTTTGCACAAACGTCCGTCTCGCGACTGGTGCAACATGCCATTCAACAAGGAAGCGAGAATGGCGtggacgcagcggcgggcacACCGGGCCAGCGAGcccggcggtgcggcggtgccctCGTCgaggccggcgccgacgaggacggcCAGGACGATAAAAGTGAGGAGCTTCCTGATGACGGGCTGGATCGAATGCCGATCGACAGCGTGAttgcgcaggcggtgcagcaggtgtaCCCGCCCTCGAAGCGAGCGCGAAGCGCTCACGTTCGCGATGTGGAGGCCGTTTTGACCGGCGACAAAGGCTCCAGCTGTGgcgtcggtggtggcggtcCCCATGAGGTCAGCACCGTGCACGCTTTCGACGGAAACGACGATGATGACAGCAGGGTGCACGGCATCTCTAGGCACGGCCGCGCTCGCAATGAAGCTGGCGATGTCGGGAAGGCTCCCGCCTCCGCtaaaaagcagcagcgccccaccagcgcgcgacgcggcggcggcggtggcagtgctgcagctcgccaAGGCGCACTATCGGCAGCCAACGCGGGTTCCCTGAACGCGGCGtcggcaacggcagctgACGCAGGCCCTACGCTGACCTTCGTTGCGCATCAGGGGGTttcggcggtgctgccaccTGGCAACAGACCGGCCACGgtcaccagcagcggcagtgtcGGCGTGTCAAAGGGGGCCATGGTGAATCTTCTGTCCAAGTGGACAGGTGGatctcagcagcggcactaG